Part of the Kamptonema formosum PCC 6407 genome, CGTCCGAATTGAAAGAATCAACATATTTAGCATTGCTTCTTTAAGATTTTGCACCTTATAGGAAGCTTTTTCTAAGTCAATTATTCGCCAATAGACAATAAATTCAACAGTGACGGAAACTCGATCTTTGGTCGTGCATTGTTGCGGTTGTAGGTTTAAAATTTGTTCGCGAAGGGTTTCTTTATAAGCGACTTGCTCAATAAAGGGAATCAAAAATGTCAAACCTGGATCGAGTTTCTTACCATCATATTTTCCAAAAATTTCAACTAAAGCTTCATCACCTTGGCGGACAATCTTGACACTGCTAGTTAAGGATACACCGGTGATAGCAAATAACACCATCAAAAAATACTGATACATGATGAATCTCCTGGTAAATTGTAAGGTAGACGTGAAATGAATTGAGTTTTCTGTAAACTGTTAATTGCTGATGTGAATGAATTTTTCTGGTACAACAATCAGCGTGTTACCTTCCCGTCGCAAAACATAAACTTTTTGGCGGGGTGCAATTGTTCCTTGAGAATCTTCATTCCGGGCTTTCCAAGAAGCACCTTCATAAATCACCATTCCGGTTTCTCCTGCCAAAATTTCTGAGATTGTTGTGGCTTCGGTTGCTTCGGGAATGACAAATTTTTTGCGAATAATAAAGACTGGTCTAACCCAGACAGTTAGGGGAAGAGCTATGCCCATCCAATACATAATCTGCCAGTCAAAATCTTCATACATTACGTCCACCCAACTAAACTGAAATGCTATCGATCCTCTCCATAAAATAAAGGCTTCAATTAGAGCGGAAGATCCCATCATTAGCACATAAAACCTGTGTTTTTGTGGCTGTGTTTTGACGATCAATAGCTCAATTAGAGCCAGTGTCACTCCGATAAGTAACCACAAGATGGGCGGCGTGATTGTGAATACTGGTTGATTAGTTGCTGCTGCTAGCGACCAGATTAAAGTAGAGTACACAATGCTTCACCTCCTATTAACTGCTCAACTTTCTCTGTTATTTCCTATCAAATCCGTCTGATAGCTGAGTTCGTGACTGAGTTGTTTGAGAATTCATTGACTTTTCATCGACTTTAGGGATAATTGATATTTAAGATGGTTGCAGTGTCTTGACCGTAAATAACCAATGCCACGATCGCTAAGGGTGCGACAACAGTGCATTTCCGCAGTTAAATCTGCCCTTCTCAGAAATGGCTTTCCTAGCCAGAAAATTCTTGCTGAGGACTTAGGGATAGCCCAGTCTACTGTCAGTAATTTTTTGAATGGTAAACCTGTAGATTATGCCAATTTTGCGGAAATTTGCCGGGTTTTGGCGCAGGAATGGCGCAATATTGCTGATTTAGAGGATAATTCTCAGCCAGAGGAGACGCGGCGAAAAAAGGCAAAAGTTGCGATCGCGCATTCTGCGGACAACAACAGCCTTGCTCAGCAGTTGCAATCAGCATTGATCGCAGCGGGTCATGAAGTGTTTTTAACTAGCAAAAACGCCGATCTAGAGTCCTATTTAAAGCTTTCTGATTACTTGCTGTTGCTGCTTTCGGAAGAATCTGCGATCGGTGAAATGATGTTAGCACAGGTACAGCTAGTTCTGGAATTGCATCATTTAACTCCCCAAAAACCAGCAATTTTACCGATTTGTGTTGACTTTTACCCCAATGGGCGATCGCTGGATTTGTTAAGTTATTTAGAAGGGATTCAGCCTTGGAAGTGGCGCTGCGCGGACGATAGCTCAAAGTTAGCCTCGGAAATAGCGATCGCGATCGCACAGGGTCGAACTTCTCTAAGTGCTGACCATGAATTAGCCGTAAATAGGAGTTTTTTAGCAAAGCCTAACTTAGCCGTTACGCCTAATAAAAAATTACCTTGCTTGCAACCATTATCAATATTAATACCAGAATTACCAGCAGGACAGGTAGCACTAAATTCTAGCTTTTATATCGATCGTTATCCGATTGAATTGCGCTGTTATGAAACTATTAGCCAGCCAGGAGCATTAATCCGCATCAAAGCACCTAGACAAATGGGTAAAACTTCTTTAATGTCAAGGATTTTATATCAAGCGGAGCAAGAAGGTTCTCGGACGTTTTCTCTAAGTTTTCAGTTAGCTAATAAGAGAATTTTCGCAAATTCAAATACATTTTTGCAATGGTTTTGTGGTTGTCTTAGTCAAGAGTT contains:
- a CDS encoding AAA-like domain-containing protein; translation: MPRSLRVRQQCISAVKSALLRNGFPSQKILAEDLGIAQSTVSNFLNGKPVDYANFAEICRVLAQEWRNIADLEDNSQPEETRRKKAKVAIAHSADNNSLAQQLQSALIAAGHEVFLTSKNADLESYLKLSDYLLLLLSEESAIGEMMLAQVQLVLELHHLTPQKPAILPICVDFYPNGRSLDLLSYLEGIQPWKWRCADDSSKLASEIAIAIAQGRTSLSADHELAVNRSFLAKPNLAVTPNKKLPCLQPLSILIPELPAGQVALNSSFYIDRYPIELRCYETISQPGALIRIKAPRQMGKTSLMSRILYQAEQEGSRTFSLSFQLANKRIFANSNTFLQWFCGCLSQELGLLDRLVKHWQLADIIGSNQCCKAYFEQCLLAETSTPLTLGLDEVDRVFEFPEIADDFFGLLRALHEEAKRRDIWKNFRLVVVHSTEVYIPLDVNKSPFNVGLPIELPEFDSQQVQELTRRHGLDWNKFEVEKLMSLVGGHPYLLRLAMYYIARQDVTLEKLVKDAPSESGIYSDHLRRHLWNLNKYSELLEGMRAVVTAASAVRLRSDLAFKLNSMGLVKIDGNDCSPRCKLYQEYFRDRLT
- a CDS encoding NfeD family protein, with translation MYSTLIWSLAAATNQPVFTITPPILWLLIGVTLALIELLIVKTQPQKHRFYVLMMGSSALIEAFILWRGSIAFQFSWVDVMYEDFDWQIMYWMGIALPLTVWVRPVFIIRKKFVIPEATEATTISEILAGETGMVIYEGASWKARNEDSQGTIAPRQKVYVLRREGNTLIVVPEKFIHISN
- a CDS encoding SPFH domain-containing protein, with translation MYQYFLMVLFAITGVSLTSSVKIVRQGDEALVEIFGKYDGKKLDPGLTFLIPFIEQVAYKETLREQILNLQPQQCTTKDRVSVTVEFIVYWRIIDLEKASYKVQNLKEAMLNMLILSIRTHIAKLAVEELYTARNEINNALVEELDTTTDPWGVKFTRVELRDFYIGSKAIQATSLERKEVQKARV